A window of the Cheilinus undulatus linkage group 21, ASM1832078v1, whole genome shotgun sequence genome harbors these coding sequences:
- the si:dkey-110g7.8 gene encoding GTPase IMAP family member 8: MAAVSSASDTGDSRGRHPPERRLLLLGGPQSGKTSTANTILGDEVFDAGTETTHSNVGQTEIYGRRVTVVDTPPWAIPSDTDNNAEADNNNDNAGAESDTPPQPPPSLDSEGPCMGAILCPPGPHAILLVVSVTQPFTDVHRRAAEDQLGALGGGTWRYSMVVFTGVDKLPKGVFIEEHIANTGESLQWLVERCGSRYHAFDNTRKETEDNTQVPELMEKVEELITDNQGWYFEVNELILLEEEQARRALEEERMRMEEHTRQREQMIGGPPRELRLLLLGWKGVGKSSVGNSILGRRYFESGQETELCLRRQALVSGRRVTIVDTPGWDWFSVRRTPKRIRQESQRGAALLRPGPHTLLLVLPVVSSLTARKRRTLLAHIETLFGDSACLHTMVLFSCGDWLGRTPIEEHILRGGRELQRLLEYCGNYYHVLDSKTPGKDRSVSVLLDKIEEMIRENGDKAFLPIQTEWLSEESSYSSDNTEPEDDCRGCQLQ; the protein is encoded by the exons ATGGCTGCTGTGTCCTCTGCCTCTGACACTG GGGACTCCAGGGGCCGACACCCTCCCGAGCGCAGACTTCTGCTCCTGGGAGGCCCCCAGTCTGGAAAGACCTCCACCGCCAACACCATCCTTGGGGACGAGGTCTTCGACGCTGGGACAGAGACCACTCACAGCAACGTGGGGCAGACCGAAATCTACGGACGGCGGGTCACTGTGGTCGACACCCCGCCATGGGCCATCCCCAGTGACACGGACAACAACGCAGAAGCTGACAACAACAACGACAACGCCGGCGCAGAGTCAGACACTCCGCCACAGCCCCCGCCAAGCCTTGACAGCGAGGGTCCATGCATGGGAGCCATCCTCTGCCCTCCTGGACCCCACGCCATCCTACTGGTGGTGTCGGTTACCCAGCCCTTCACCGACGTACACAGGAGGGCTGCAGAGGACCAGCTGGGGGCCCTGGGTGGAGGGACCTGGAGGTACTCCATGGTTGTTTTTACAGGGGTGGACAAGCTGCCTAAAGGGGTCTTCATTGAGGAGCACATCGCGAACACGGGAGAGTCCCTACAGTGGCTGGTGGAGAGATGTGGAAGCAG GTACCATGCCTTTGACAACACTCGGAAAGAGACGGAAGACAACACACAGGTGCCTGAACTGATGGAAAAAGTGGAGGAGTTGATCACTGACAACCAAG GATGGTACTTCGAGGTGAATGAGCTGATTTTGCTCGAAGAGGAGCAGGCCAGGAGAGctctggaggaggagaggatgaggaTGGAGGAGCACACTCGACAGAGGGAGCAGATGATCGGAGGACCTCCCAGAG AGTTGAGATTGCTCTTGTTGGGATGGAAGGGTGTTGGAAAAAGCTCAGTGGGGAACTCCATCCTGGGTCGTCGGTACTTTGAGTCAGGTCAGGAGACGGAGCTGTGCCTTCGAAGGCAGGCGCTCGTATCAGGTCGTCGGGTCACCATCGTCGACACCCCCGGCTGGGATTGGTTCTCAGTGAGACGAACACCGAAGCGTATCCGCCAGGAGTCCCAGCGCGGAGCCGCCCTTCTGCGCCCTGGACCCCACACCCTGCTGCTCGTCCTCCCCGTCGTCTCGTCCCTCACTGCCAGGAAGAGGAGGACGCTCCTGGCTCACATAGAGACTCTGTTTGGTGACAGCGCGTGCCTCCACACCATGGTGCTCTTCAGCTGTGGTGATTGGCTGGGTCGCACGCCAATCGAGGAGCACATTCTTAGAGGCGGACGGGAGCTACAAAGACTTCTCGAATATTGTGGGAACTATTACCACGTCCTGGACAGTAAGACTCCTGGCAAGGACAGAAGCGTGTCAGTCCTCCTGGACAAGATAGAGGAGATGATCAGAGAGAACGGAGACAAGGCTTTCCTCCCCATTCAGACTGAGTGGT TGAGTGAGGAGAGCTCCTACTCTTCTGACAACACCGAGCCTGAGGACGACTGCCGAGGATGCCAGCTACAGTGA
- the atf4b gene encoding activating transcription factor 4b, producing the protein MTMTMINSQFGLEDMEALLWGPSSPMADPMDLLSFHPDQEEQQKGGRTSLEGDTAPVSPVASSSLSSSSSPPPFYSPPPSPSAVLLPADKAGAEPDLLSLPWLDDPSQLRRSSSDDDKEDLLGNLDWMAQRMDLSEFDLDSLIGSCSPHEESPSSPDDFLSSLECSMELESLPVATLELLPVPPPSLPPLPSPPTLSPEQSPVHMDEPESCIDDQDVPSSVLIVPEPQEELEIKSEPASPDPSPSSPTYTLDLGSEVDVSESEMKPVVTPVVPQVQRIVLSLSPTRIVLVLAPKEEVALTTVATTTSTPTRSSKSRPYPEPSYKACPPSSSATGVRIKGASGDERVTLKAPKAKKLKKMEQNKTAATRYRQKKRAEQESLLQEHTQLERKNMELKEKAESMAREIEYLKELMDEVRMARVQKGLSADP; encoded by the exons ATGACCATGACGATGATAAACTCACAGTTTGGCCTGGAAGACATGGAGGCCCTTCTCTGGGGACCTTCCTCTCCCATGGCTGACCCCATGGATCTCCTTTCATTTCACCCTGACCAAGAAGAACAACAGAAAGGAGGACGCACCTCACTGGAGGGGGACACAGCACCTGTGTCACCTGTGGCCTCCTCATCGctgtcttcttcctcctctcctcctcccttctACTCTCCTCCACCCTCACCGTCAGCTGTCCTCCTCCCAGCAGACAAAGCTGGGGCTGAGCCGGACCTGCTCTCCCTCCCCTGGTTGGATGACCCCAGTCAGCTGAGACGGTCGAGCTCAGATGACGAcaaag AGGATCTATTGGGTAATCTGGACTGGATGGCCCAGAGGATGGATTTGAGCGAGTTTGACCTGGACTCTCTGATTGGCTCCTGCAGCCCTCATGAAGAGTCCCCCAGCTCTCCAGATGACTTCTTATCCTCCCTGGAGTGCTCCATGGAGCTTGAAAGCCTCCCAGTTGCCACTCTTGAGCTACTTCCTGTTCCCCCTCCAAGTCTGCCTCCCCTACCTTCTCCTCCTACTCTCAGTCCAGAGCAGTCCCCCGTCCATATGGATGAGCCTGAATCCTGCATTGACGACCAAGATGTTCCCTCCTCTGTCCTGATTGTCCCCGAACCACAAGAGGAGCTGGAAATCAAATCTGAGCCTGCTTCCCCAGACCCTTCCCCCTCCTCACCCACCTACACCCTGGACCTGGGCAGTGAAGTGGACGTCTCTGAGAGCGAGATGAAGCCAGTAGTAACCCCTGTCGTCCCTCAGGTCCAGAGGATCGTACTCTCCCTTTCCCCAACCCGCATCGTCCTTGTGCTCGCCCCCAAGGAGGAGGTCGCCCTCACCACTGTAGCCACCACAACCTCCACTCCAACCAGATCCTCCAAAAGCAGACCCTACCCAGAGCCCTCATACAAAGCCTGTCCACCTTCTTCCAGTGCCACTGGCGTCAGAATAAAGGGTGCAAGCGGAGACGAAAGGGTAACTTTGAAGGCACCAAAGGCCAAGAAACTTAAGAAGATGGAGCAGAATAAGACGGCAGCCACTCGTTACAGGCAGAAGAAGAGAGCTGAACAGGAGTCGCTCCTCCAAGAGCACACCCAGCTGGAGAGAAAGAACATGGAGCTGAAGGAGAAGGCAGAGTCCATGGCCAGGGAGATAGAGTACCTGAAGGAGCTGATGGATGAGGTCCGCATGGCCAGGGTCCAAAAAGGTCTTAGTGCTGACCCCTAG